In the genome of Streptomyces sp. NBC_00190, one region contains:
- a CDS encoding GNAT family N-acetyltransferase yields MICYGQAVLDLADELVDAYADVFSGPPWNEGEETIRQFATRLPVDARRRGFRTAIAQSATGIDGFATGWITPAAFPRNRAYAQVAAQLGAGRVKELLTGALEIDELAVRPYARGHGTGRALLTEITADAPDRRAWLLTSRLATDTVATYRRLGWHEVEARPGTQTGVIVFLSPDHPSR; encoded by the coding sequence GTGATCTGCTACGGACAGGCCGTCCTCGACCTCGCGGACGAACTGGTCGACGCCTACGCCGACGTCTTCTCCGGCCCACCCTGGAACGAGGGCGAAGAAACCATTCGCCAGTTCGCCACCCGCCTCCCGGTCGACGCGCGGCGCCGTGGATTCCGTACGGCCATCGCCCAGTCCGCGACCGGCATCGACGGCTTCGCCACGGGCTGGATCACGCCGGCCGCCTTCCCCAGGAACCGCGCGTACGCCCAGGTCGCCGCGCAGCTCGGCGCGGGCCGTGTGAAGGAGCTCCTGACCGGGGCCCTGGAGATAGACGAACTCGCCGTACGCCCGTACGCGCGCGGCCACGGCACCGGCCGGGCCCTGCTCACGGAGATCACCGCCGACGCCCCGGACCGGCGCGCGTGGCTGCTGACCTCCCGCCTGGCCACCGACACCGTGGCCACCTACCGCCGCCTCGGCTGGCACGAGGTCGAGGCCCGGCCGGGCACGCAGACGGGGGTGATCGTCTTCCTGTCCCCGGACCACCCGAGCCGCTAG
- a CDS encoding DUF445 domain-containing protein produces the protein MGGWAGPGSSGAGPGSDGPGRGCGLRPYRSRRGRDRGTTTPLAGAKRRAGNSSRLPVVGCYADKTGAPGGRQEHVDNRTTVGGAAPPPPRGGAATAPTPAPPARGAFVFSAADEERRRGVRRMKATATGLLILVSLVYVLATWARDADAGAWAGYVAAAAEAGMVGALADWFAVTALFRRPLGLPIPHTAIIPTKKDQLGVSLGEFVGENFLSSDVVRARLHSLGIGGRLGTWLAEPAHADRVTAELATALRGALTVLRDSDVQAVVGEAITRRAETAEIAPGIGKTLERVVADGGHHRAVDLVCAKAHDWLVTHGESVMDAVQGGAPGWTPRFVDRKIGDRVYKELLRFVTEMRDMPQHPARGAVDRFLTDFAADLQTDTDTRARVERLKSELLARGEIQDVIASAWTAIRSLIISAAEDEQSELRLRVRSSLMSLGARLATDGRLQGKVEGWIEGAVVYVVTNYRTEITSLITDTVAGWDAEHTSRKIEAHIGRDLQFIRINGTVVGALAGLLIYTVSRAFGA, from the coding sequence ATGGGGGGGTGGGCGGGGCCTGGGTCGAGCGGGGCGGGGCCTGGCTCCGACGGCCCGGGCCGCGGCTGCGGCCTGCGGCCGTACCGGTCCCGGCGTGGCCGCGACCGCGGGACCACTACCCCCCTCGCGGGAGCGAAACGGCGTGCCGGGAACTCCTCGCGCCTCCCAGTAGTCGGATGCTATGCAGACAAAACCGGCGCCCCCGGGGGAAGGCAGGAGCACGTGGACAACCGCACCACAGTCGGAGGTGCCGCCCCACCGCCACCACGCGGGGGAGCGGCGACGGCACCGACCCCTGCCCCGCCCGCCCGCGGCGCGTTCGTGTTCAGCGCCGCCGACGAGGAGCGCCGCCGCGGTGTCCGCCGGATGAAGGCCACCGCGACCGGCCTGCTGATCCTGGTCTCGCTGGTCTACGTACTGGCCACGTGGGCGCGGGACGCCGACGCGGGCGCCTGGGCCGGATACGTCGCGGCGGCCGCCGAAGCCGGCATGGTCGGCGCGCTCGCGGACTGGTTCGCCGTCACCGCCCTCTTCCGGCGGCCCCTCGGCCTGCCCATCCCGCACACCGCGATCATCCCGACCAAGAAGGACCAGCTCGGCGTCTCCCTCGGCGAGTTCGTCGGCGAGAACTTCCTCTCCTCCGACGTGGTCAGGGCCCGCCTCCACTCCCTCGGCATCGGCGGCCGCCTCGGCACCTGGCTGGCCGAGCCGGCGCACGCCGACCGGGTCACCGCGGAACTGGCCACCGCCCTGCGCGGAGCCCTGACCGTACTGCGCGACTCCGATGTGCAGGCCGTCGTGGGCGAGGCCATCACCCGGCGTGCCGAGACGGCCGAGATCGCGCCCGGCATCGGCAAGACCCTGGAGCGGGTCGTCGCGGACGGCGGCCACCACCGTGCCGTCGACCTGGTGTGCGCCAAGGCCCACGATTGGCTCGTCACGCACGGGGAGTCGGTGATGGACGCGGTCCAGGGCGGGGCGCCCGGCTGGACCCCCCGGTTCGTGGACCGCAAGATCGGCGACCGCGTCTACAAGGAGCTGCTGCGGTTCGTCACGGAGATGCGGGACATGCCCCAGCACCCGGCGCGCGGCGCCGTGGACCGCTTCCTGACGGACTTCGCGGCCGATCTCCAAACGGACACGGACACCCGGGCCCGGGTCGAACGGCTCAAGTCCGAGCTGCTGGCGCGCGGCGAGATCCAGGACGTGATCGCCTCCGCCTGGACCGCGATCCGCTCGCTGATCATCTCGGCGGCGGAGGACGAGCAGAGCGAACTGCGCCTGCGCGTCCGGTCCTCGCTGATGTCCCTGGGGGCGCGGCTGGCCACGGACGGCCGTCTCCAGGGCAAGGTGGAGGGCTGGATCGAGGGCGCGGTGGTGTACGTCGTCACCAACTACCGGACCGAGATCACCTCGCTGATCACGGACACGGTGGCGGGCTGGGACGCCGAGCACACGTCCCGCAAGATCGAGGCCCACATCGGCCGGGACCTGCAGTTCATCCGCATCAACGGAACGGTGGTCGGCGCCCTGGCGGGCCTGCTGATCTACACGGTGTCCCGGGCCTTCGGGGCGTAG